A part of Lutra lutra chromosome 2, mLutLut1.2, whole genome shotgun sequence genomic DNA contains:
- the LOC125093052 gene encoding histone PARylation factor 1: protein MAGGGGKRRPGGEGQQCEKTVDVKKSKSCEADVSSDLRKEVENHYKLSLPEDFYHFWKFCEELDPENPADSLSTSLGLRLVGPYDILAGKHKMKKKSSSLNFNLHWRFYYDPPEFQTIVIGDNKTQFHMGYFRDSPDELPVYVGTNEAKKNCTIVQNGDNVFAAVKLFLMKKLKEVTDKKKTSLLKNIDEKLTEAARELGYSLEQRTMKMKQRDKKVVTKTFHGSGLVVPVDKNDVGYRELPETDANLKRICKTIVEAPSDEDRLKAFAPIQEMMTFVQFANDECDYGMGLELGMDLFCYGSHYFHKVAGQLLPLAYNLLKRNLFAEIIEDHLANRSKENIDQLSA, encoded by the exons ATGGCCGGCGGTGGCGGGAAACGCAGGCCCggcggggaggggcagcag TGTGAAAAGACAGTTGATGTGAAGAAAAGTAAATCCTGTGAAGCTGATGTCTCCAGTGACCTTcgaaaagaagtagaaaatcatTATAAGCTTTCTCTGCCTGAAGACTTCTATCACTTCTGGAAGTTTTGTGAAGAACTTGATCCTGAAAACCCAGCTG ATTCACTTTCCACAAGCCTTGGACTTCGATTAGTGGGTCCTTATGATATCCTTGCCggaaaacataaaatgaagaaaaaatcaTCAAGCCTGAATTTTAACCTTCACTGGAGATTTTACTATGATCCTCCTGAGTTCCAGACCATTGTTATTGGAGATAATAAAACTCAATTCCACATGGGGTATTTCAG GGATTCTCCTGATGAACTTCCTGTATATGTTGGTAcaaatgaagcaaagaaaaactgcacaattgttcaaaatggagataatgtgTTTGCCGCAGTcaa attatttctgATGAAAAAGCTTAAGGAAGtaacagataaaaagaaaactagtcTCTTGAAAAACATAGATGAAAAACTCACAGAAGCAGCCAGAGAACTTGGGTACTCACTGGAACAGAGAACCATGAAGATGAAACAGAGAGATAAGAAA gTCGTGACAAAGACCTTTCATGGTTCAGGCTTGGTTGTCCCAGTAGATAAAAATGATGTTGGGTACAGAGAGCTCCCTGAAACAGATG CCAACCTCAAGAGAATTTGCAAGACAATTGTTGAGGCACCAAGTGATGAGGACAGACTAAAAGCTTTTGCTCCCATTCAGGAAATGATGACTTTTGTGCAGTTTGCTAATGATGAATGTGATTATGGTATGGGGCTTGAGCTGGGAATGGATCTCTTTTGTTATGGCTCACat tattttcataaAGTTGCTGGCCAGCTTTTACCTCTTGCATATAATCTGTTGAAGAGGAATCTCTTTGCAGAAATTATTGAAGATCATTTGGCAAACAGAAGTAAAGAAAACATAGACCAACTTTCAGCATGA